The stretch of DNA ACCTGAATGACGAATACTTTGAAACTTACCAAAGCGTTCTATGATAGCTGCGGTTTGTTGCTTCACAATAAAGAATGATGAGATTAATATTATTAATCCAAATACGATAATGGGAATGAGAAAATAGTTCATGTTATTTATATAAAAATTGTTAGAAAATAATGAGTTACTAATTTAAGTTATATTTGCACACCTATCCCTAAAACTGTTATGAAAAAACAACTTATTTTATTAGTAGTCATTGTAACCTGTTTTGTTACAACAAATTTTGCACAAAAAGGAAATTATCGAATTTCTAATGGCTTTGGTATTACTGGTGGTATTACCAAATTTGATATTACAACTAGTAACTTTGTTACCAAACAAGGGGATGGTTTTTTAGGTGGATTATCAGCCATGGTTGACATTCCTCATCAATGGTACAATATGAGTTTTGGTATGCAATTATCTGAAAGCAATATTGAAATTTTAGGAAGACCTGCTATATCTAGTACCGAAGAAACTTTTATTGAATATAAAATGTTTGCTGCTCAAATAGCATTTTTAGGTCATATAAAAATAATTCCAGATTATGTTACTATAGATCTAGGGCCGATGCTGCAATATAACAGCAAATTAGAATTTAAAAACAAAGTCCAAGAAGGTTATTATATAAATAACTACACCAATTTATCTGCGGAAGATATTACTAATATTTCGCAATTTAATTTGAATGGTGCTATAGGTGCTTCTGTAGGTATAAGAAACGTGAAACTTAAGGCACAGTATCTTTATGGTTTCACAAATATTTTGAAAAAGCTTGAAAATGAAAATTTAGATGCAACTGGAGGTAACGCCCGTTTTAAAGGGAACCAAACCATGTTGGTTTTAGGTGCTATTGTTTCATTTTAGGTTTTAATTCCTGCGAAGGCAGGAATCTTATAAAAGAAAAGGTATTAAACCTGAGATTCAGTTAAACTAATAAATTGAAATCACAAAAGTGGATTCCTGTCTTCGCAGGAATGCCAAAGCTTATAAAGAAGCGATCGCTGCTTCAATCCGTTTAACGCTTTCTCCTTCACCAATCATAAACATAATATCGAATACATCAGGGCCCTGTAAAGCACCTACTAATGCTAAACGTAATGGCATCATTACTTTACCAAAACCAATCTCATTGTCTGTGATCCAACCCTTAATTTTGGTTTGAAGATTTTCTACTGAAAAATCTTCAATGGTGTTAATTATTGAAACCAATTCCAGCATAAGTTCTTTGGTGCCTTCTTTAAAGGCCTTTTTTGATGCTTTTTCATCATAAGTTTCTGGCGCTTGAAAAAAGAAATGACTTAAACCCCAAAAATCTGAGATGAATGTAGCACGTTCTTTTATGAGTCCAATCACCATAGAAATATAATTCACATCTACATCATTATGAGGAGTAGATTGCTTCGTTTCGCTCACAATAATATCTAGTTTTTCATCAACAATGGGTTTAAACAACTCGGCCAAATCATCATGACTCTGTTCTTGCATATAATGATGATTAAACCACTTTATTTTATCAGGGTCAAAACGAGCACCAGATTTATTAACACGACTTAAATCAAAGGCTTCGATAAGTTCATCCAGATTAAAAATTTCCTGTTCGGTTCCTGGGTTCCAGCCTAAAAATGCTAAGAAATTCACCATAGCTTCAGGAAAGTATCCATCTTCTTTATAACCTCTTGAAATATCATTACTTTTAGGATCTGTCCATTCTAAAGGAAATACAGGAAACCCTAACTTATCACCATCACGCTTGCTTAATTTTCCTTTTCCTGTTGGTTTTAAAATTAATGGTAAATGTGCAAATTCTGGAACCTCCCAACCAAAAGCCTTATATAATTGATAGTGTAATGCTAAAGATGGCAACCATTCTTCACCACGAATAACATGTGTTATTTCCATTAAATGGTCGTCCACAATATTCGCTAAATGGTAGGTTGGCATACCATCACTTTTAAACAATACTTTATCATCTAAAATATTAGTATCTATTTTAATATCACCACGAATAATGTCTGTTAAATGGAGCGTTTCATCTTGTGGAGATTTAAATCGAATCACATAATCATCACCGGCATCTAATTTCGCTTTAACTTCTTCCGCGCTAAGCGATAAAGAATTACTCAATTTTAAACGGTTATGCCAATTATATATAAACGTTTTCCCTTTTGCCTCATGATCTTTTCTATGAAAATTTAATGTTTCAGCAGTATCAAAAGCATAGTAAGCATTGCCAGATGCAATTAAATCATTGGCGTATTGTTTATATAAATGTTTTCGCTCACTTTGCCTGTAAGGACCAAATGTTTCGTTTTTCGAATTTGCACTGAACGCAGTCGAAGTAGGCGCTTCATCAAAAAGAATGCCGCACCAATTAAGCGCATCAACAATGTACTTTTCCGCGCCTTCAACATATCTCGTTTGATCGGTATCTTCTATTCTAAGAACAAAAGTTCCTTGATGTTTTTTTGCAAATAAATAATTGAATAAAGCGGTACGAACACCACCTATATGTAATGGTCCCGTCGGGCTAGGCGCAAAACGCACACGAACGTTTTTGGTCATGTCTTATAAATTTGTTTGCAAAGATACAGATAAGCTCTAATAGAAAAACACCAGACATAAAGATTTTTAATAATGACTATATATAAATTCTTAATATATCCGACACTAAATAACATCAATTTTTATTAGACTTAATCGTAATAAAGAATTTCTTGAAACCAACTATCACCAGGGTAGAACCACAGGAGTTTTTCGCTGGTTTCATACTCAATCAAGTTGAGCACAAAGTTTTGACCTCAAGGTCATAAATCGAAATTCTGTATTTTACCTCACCCAGAATTGCCAAAAAAAGGCAATTCTGACCTCTCCTTTGGAGAGGTTAATAGGAAACTCCGACCCAAGGGTCGGAGAATTTTTAGATTAAATATCCTTTTATAGTCTCTTAAAGCCTTTTTATTGTTCTTCATATAAAACAAAAGACCAGAATAATTAAAAGCCTATACATTTATAGCGTTACAGAAAATAAGTTGTAATTATAAGTTATGGGTTATATTTGAGAGTTATAACATCATACCTTATTACGCTAACCCCCTCATTAAATTATATTTATGAGGGGGTTTTATTTTTAAGTATTTAAGAATAACTTACTATTAAAGTACTACTAAAATTCTAAAATCTTAGCTTTATTAGTTAACATTTATGATAGATAATCATCTGTATATCTAATTAGAACTTAACAATTAACACTTAATTATAAACGCTTTACTAAATAAAATTGTAGTTTAGTAAGTCGTTAAAAGAACGAGGCTGTCTAAAAAGTAATATATTTTGTCATTCAGAGCATAGCGAAGAATTTTATAATTTTGTAAATCAATATATTATGTTTTTAAGAGATTCTTCATTGCATTCAGAATGACACTTTTTAGACAGCCTCACAATTGAATTTGTCGGTCTCAGACATCAATAAACCTGGTCATGAATAGTAACTTTAAGAGCATACAGAATAAGTTAGAGGCATTTATTAAGCGCTATTACACAAATGAATTACTAAAAGGTGCTATTTTATTTTTTGCTATAGGCCTATTATACTTTTTATTTACATTATTTATCGAACATGTTTTATGGTTAAGTACCACAGCCAGAACGATTTTATTTTGGTTGTTTGTCATTGTAGAAATTGTTTTAATTTTTAAATTTATTGCAACGCCTTTAGCCAAATTATTCAAGCTTCAAAAAGGTATTAATTACGAAGATGCTTCAAGAATTATTGGACAACATTTTCCAGAGGTAAATGATAAATTATTAAATGTTCTTCAACTACATCAAAATGAATCGCAGTCGGAATTACTTTTAGCAAGCATTGAACAGAAATCATTAGAACTTCATCCAATTCCTTTTAAATTGGCTGTTAACCTTAAAAAAAACATCCGTTATTTAAAATATGCTGCGATTCCGATTTTAATCCTATTGCTCACTTTTTTAACTGGTAATTTTAGTTGGTTTAGTGATAGTTATGAGCGTGTTGTTCATTACAAAACGGCTTATGAACCACCAGCTCCATTTCAGTTTTTTGTAGTAAATGATAATTTAAAAGCTATTGAGAATAAAGATTTTAAACTCATTGTAAAAACAGCAGGAGAACTTACTCCAGAAAGTGCCCAAATAACCTATAATAACGAAACTTATTTTTTACAACAAAAAGGAGTAGGGGAATTTGAATACGTATTTTCTCAACTTAAAACAGATATTAATTTTGAATTGTCTGCTAATGATGTAAGGTCTAAACCTTATGAAATTAAAATTATTGAAGTGCCATCTTTATTGAGTTTCGAAATGGTTTTAGATTATCCTAGCTATACCAAAAAGAAAGATGAAACTATTAAAAGTACAGGCAATGCGTTGGTTCCAGAGGGCACTAATATACTTTGGCATTTAAAAACAAAAGCAACAGAACACGTTTATTTATATGCTCATGATACTATTGATTTTTCTTCTAATAAATCAGATGTTTTTGAAGCTTCTAAACGTGTTTATAATAATTTAGACTATAGCTTAAGTACCAGCAATAAAAACCTTCAGAATTACGAAAACTTAGCGTTTAGCATTGGCGTTGTTAAAGATGAATACCCAGAGATCGACTTAAAAGTAGAAACAGATAGTTTGGATTTGCAAACGCTATACTTTTATGGGCAAGTGAGTGACGATTATGGTTTTAGTAAACTAGAACTTGTATATTATCCATCTGATAATGAAAAAAAGAAACAGTTTGAAACCATTCCAATTTCTAATTCTAATATTGCAGATTTTGTAAGTGCTTTCCCTAATAATTTAAATATTAAAGCCGGTGTTCCTTACGATTTATATTTTCAAGTATCTGATAATGATGTAATTAATAAATATAAAACCGCAAAAAGCCATGTATTTACTTATAGAAAACGTACAAAAGAAGAAGCCGCACAAAAGAATTTAGAAGAACAAAGCAAAACCATTAAAGATTTAAATAAATCTTTAGAGAAGTTCGATGAGCAGGATAAAAAGTTACAAGAGTTAACTAAAACTCAAAAAGAAAAAACGAATTTAAATTTTAACGATAAGAAAAAGTTAGAATCATTTTTCAAGCGCCAGAAACAACAAGATGAAATGATGAAAAACTTCAATAAGAAGTTAAAAAATAATTTAGAAGAATTTCAAAAGGAGGATTTAAAAGAAGATCCATTTAAAGAAGATTTAAAAGAACGTTTAAAAGAAAATGAAGAACAGCTCAAGAAAGATGAAAAGCTTTTAGATGAGTTAAAAGAACTTCTGGAAAAAATTAATAAAGAAGATGTTATTACCGAGAAATTGGAAGAACTTGCTAAACAAAATAAAAACAAAAAACGGAGTTTAGAACAGTTACTGGAATTAACGAAACGCTTTTATGTTGAAAAGAAATTAAATAAGCTTAAGGATGATTTAAATAAACTTGCTGAAGAGCAAGAAAAATTATCTAACAAATCTGAAGAAGAAAATACTAAAGAAAAACAAGAAACGCTTAATAAAGAATTTGATGAATTCTCTAAGCAATTAGAAGATTTAAAAAAAGATAGTAAAGCTTTAAAAAAACCAATAGATATTCCACAGGATAAATTGGAAGAAGATGCCATTAAAAAGGAACAGGAAAATGCTTCTGAATCGTTAGAAAAGAAAGAACAGGAGCAAGCTGGTGAAGAAGGAAAAGAAGGAGAAACACCAGAAGAAAAGCAAAATCAGGATTTAAAGAATGCACAAAAGAGTCAAAAGAAAGCAGCTCAAAAAATGAAAAAAATGAGTCAGCAAATGCAAGGTGCCATGCAAGCTGGTGGTGGTGAACAAATGCAGGAAGATGTAGATATGCTTCGACAGATTTTAGATAATCTGGTGTTATTTTCTTTTGATCAGGAAGGGGTCATGAATCAGTTTAAAAGTATCGATATTAATCATAATAAATTTGCATCTCATTTGCGTAAGCAAAACAATTTAAAAGAACATTTTGAGCATATAGATGATAGCTTATTTGCATTATCGCTTCGTCAACCAAAACTTTCTGAAAGAGTAAATAAAGAAATCACAGAGGTCTATTATAACATAGATAAAGCTTTAAGTTTATTAGCCGAAAATCAATTATATCAAGGAGTATCTAATCAACAGTTTGCTGTAACAGCAGCAAATAATTTAGCAAACTTTTTAAGTGATGTTTTAGACAACATGCAGGAGAATATGAGTATGTCTCCTGGAAAAGGTGGACAAGGAGATATGCAATTACCAGATATTATTATGAGTCAAGAAGAGCTTAATAAGATGATGGAGGAGGGCATGAAGAAAGGTGAAAAAGGAAACCCTAAAGATCAGGAAGGCAAGGGTGAAAAAGAAGGTGAAAAAGGAGAAGAAAGCAAGAAAGGAGACAAAGGTGAAAAAGGAAACAAAGAAGGTCAGCAAGGCGAAGGAAAAGATGGAAATCAAAATGAGGGAGAAGGTGAAGGAACCAATGAGGATATGAATGGTTTATTATATGAAATATACCAACAGCAACAACAATTGCGAAAAGCATTAGAAGAAAGATTAGCTAAAGAAGGAAAGGGAAAAGGAGGTAATGGAAATGCTTTGTTAAGAAAGATGGAAGACATTGAATTGGATTTGTTGAATAAAGGGTTTACAAATCAAACGCTTCAAAAAATGATGTTATTAAAACATCAGTTATTGAAACTAGAGAACGCTACTTTTCAGCAAGGCGAGGATAATAAAAGAGAATCTGAAACGAATAAAAATAATTTCAATAATAATACAAACAATCAAATCCCTACTGCCAAACAATATTTTAAAACCACCGAAATATTAAACAGACAAGCTTTACCTTTGCAACAAGTTTATAAAAAGAAAGTGCAAGAATATTTTAAGCAGAATAATGATTAACTTCAATTACGAAACCGATTTCTCTTTAAAGAATGAAGACCATATTTCCAACTGGATTTTAAATACGATTTCTGAAGAAGCCTATAAAATAGAAGCCATTAATTATGTGTTTTGTGATGATGAATACCTTCATAAATTAAATGTAGAATTTCTAAATCATGATACATTAACAGACATTATTAGTTTCGATTATTCCATTGGAAAATTAATACAGGGAGACATTTTTATTTCTGTGGAAAGGGTAAAAGATAATGCTAAAGATTTCTCTGTTTCTTTTGAAGAAGAACTAAATCGTGTTATCATACATGGTGTACTTCATTACTGTGGTTATAAAGACAAAACAGATTCTGAAGCTAAAGTAATGCGAGATAAGGAAAACCATTATTTAAAGCAATTAGTTTAATATAAAAGCTAACATTTTAAAATGATTTTTTGAAGTTTCTATTAAAATTGCCTTTCCTGTGCCCGTGCTGAACTTGTTTCAGTAAAATCATAAAATGAGGAATACAGACTCACTAACCAATTAAAACTATAGGTATAGTGGGAATACAAAATATGTATTTTCAAGAAACAACGTATATTTGCAAACTCAAATTACACCTGTGTTCCACGTGGAACACAGGTGTATTTAAAACCATAAATTATGTTTAATGAAGTGTATGATGTTATAGTTGTAGGAGCGGGCCACGCAGGAAGTGAAGCAGCAGCAGCTGCTGCAAATATGGGTAGTAAGACATTACTTGTTACCATGAGTCTTCAAAACATAGCTCAGATGTCTTGTAATCCTGCCATGGGAGGTATTGCAAAAGGGCAAATTGTACGAGAGATTGATGCACTTGGCGGTTATAGTGGTATCGTTTCTGATACTTCTGCCATACAGTTTAAAATGCTCAACAAATCTAAAGGACCGGCCATGTGGAGTCCAAGAGTACAGAGTGACCGTATGCGTTTTGCTGAAGACTGGCGACTGCTTTTAGAAGGAACTCCCAATCTTGATTTTTATCAAGAAATGGTTTCTGGTATAATAGTAGAAAAAGGAAAAGTAACCGGCATAAAAACATCATTAGGAATAGCCATAAAAGCAAAGTCTGTTATCTTAACAAATGGTACTTTTTTAAATGGATTGATTCATATAGGAGATAAGAATTTTGGTGGTGGTAGAGCAGGAGAAAAAGCGGCAACTGGTATTACAGAACAGTTGGTGAATTTAGGTTTTAATTCTGGTAGAATGAAAACAGGAACGCCTCCAAGAGTAGACGGACGTAGTTTAGATTATACCAAAATGACAGAACAACCAGGGGATGATAATCCGGAAAAGTTCTCTTATTTAGACATCACAAAACCATTAGAAAATCAACGTTCTTGTCATATGACTTATACCAGTCTTGAGGTACATGATTTGCTTCGTGAAGGCTTTGACAGATCGCCAATGTTTAATGGTAGAATTAAAAGTTTAGGACCACGTTACTGCCCATCAATTGAAGATAAAATTAATCGGTTTGCAGATAAAGATAGACACCAATTATTTATAGAACCTGAAGGTTGGAATACCTGCGAAGTTTATGTAAATGGCTTCTCAACATCACTACCTGAAGATGTACAATTTAAAGCTTTGCGATCTGTAGTAGGCTTTGAAAATGTGAAGTTATTCAGACCAGGTTATGCTATTGAATATGATTATTTCCCACCTACACAATTAAAACACACTTTAGAAACCAAACTGATTGAAGGTTTATATTTTGCAGGTCAAATTAATGGAACTACCGGATACGAAGAAGCAGCTTCTCAAGGATTAATGGCTGGTATAAATGCCTGTTTAAAGGTTCAGGAAAAAGAGGCATTTACACTTAAAAGAGATGAAGCTTACATAGGTGTTTTAATAGATGATTTAATTACAAAAGGTACGGAAGAGCCTTATAGAATGTTTACATCTAGAGCAGAATATAGAACCTTATTACGTCAAGATAATGCAGATTTAAGATTAACTCCAAAAGGTTTTAATCTTGGATTAGCTAGCGAAAAGCGTTTAAAAAGAATGGAACAAAAACACAACGATGCTGAAAAATTTGTAGACTTCTTTTCTAAAACAAGTGTAAAACCGGAAGAAGCAAATCCAGTTTTAGAGTCTAAAGGATCTGCTTTAGTGAAACAATCTGATAAGATGTTTAAAATCTTTTCCAGACCAAATATCACGATTGATGATGTTCGAAAATTCAAAGCTGTAGAACAATATATTCAAGACAATAATTTAGATAATGAAGTTATTGAACAAACAGAAATTCAGGTTAAATATTCTGGATATATTGCCAAAGAAAAAAACAATGCAGACAAATTAAGTAGGTTAGAGTATGTAAAAATTCCTGAGAATTTTGACTACTCTAAAATTAAATCTATGAGTTTTGAAGCACGAGAAAAACTAAAAAATATACAACCAACAACCGTATCACAAGCATCAAGAATTAGTGGTGTTTCTCCTAATGATATTTCTGTATTATTGGTTTATATGGGTAGATAATTTTAAAACGTTCCACGTGGAACATTAAATTAAATTTTAATTTTTTATCATTCTTAACTTGATTCAGAATTTATTTCAA from Flavivirga spongiicola encodes:
- the mnmG gene encoding tRNA uridine-5-carboxymethylaminomethyl(34) synthesis enzyme MnmG, which produces MFNEVYDVIVVGAGHAGSEAAAAAANMGSKTLLVTMSLQNIAQMSCNPAMGGIAKGQIVREIDALGGYSGIVSDTSAIQFKMLNKSKGPAMWSPRVQSDRMRFAEDWRLLLEGTPNLDFYQEMVSGIIVEKGKVTGIKTSLGIAIKAKSVILTNGTFLNGLIHIGDKNFGGGRAGEKAATGITEQLVNLGFNSGRMKTGTPPRVDGRSLDYTKMTEQPGDDNPEKFSYLDITKPLENQRSCHMTYTSLEVHDLLREGFDRSPMFNGRIKSLGPRYCPSIEDKINRFADKDRHQLFIEPEGWNTCEVYVNGFSTSLPEDVQFKALRSVVGFENVKLFRPGYAIEYDYFPPTQLKHTLETKLIEGLYFAGQINGTTGYEEAASQGLMAGINACLKVQEKEAFTLKRDEAYIGVLIDDLITKGTEEPYRMFTSRAEYRTLLRQDNADLRLTPKGFNLGLASEKRLKRMEQKHNDAEKFVDFFSKTSVKPEEANPVLESKGSALVKQSDKMFKIFSRPNITIDDVRKFKAVEQYIQDNNLDNEVIEQTEIQVKYSGYIAKEKNNADKLSRLEYVKIPENFDYSKIKSMSFEAREKLKNIQPTTVSQASRISGVSPNDISVLLVYMGR
- the ybeY gene encoding rRNA maturation RNase YbeY, with product MINFNYETDFSLKNEDHISNWILNTISEEAYKIEAINYVFCDDEYLHKLNVEFLNHDTLTDIISFDYSIGKLIQGDIFISVERVKDNAKDFSVSFEEELNRVIIHGVLHYCGYKDKTDSEAKVMRDKENHYLKQLV
- a CDS encoding DUF4175 family protein, whose amino-acid sequence is MNSNFKSIQNKLEAFIKRYYTNELLKGAILFFAIGLLYFLFTLFIEHVLWLSTTARTILFWLFVIVEIVLIFKFIATPLAKLFKLQKGINYEDASRIIGQHFPEVNDKLLNVLQLHQNESQSELLLASIEQKSLELHPIPFKLAVNLKKNIRYLKYAAIPILILLLTFLTGNFSWFSDSYERVVHYKTAYEPPAPFQFFVVNDNLKAIENKDFKLIVKTAGELTPESAQITYNNETYFLQQKGVGEFEYVFSQLKTDINFELSANDVRSKPYEIKIIEVPSLLSFEMVLDYPSYTKKKDETIKSTGNALVPEGTNILWHLKTKATEHVYLYAHDTIDFSSNKSDVFEASKRVYNNLDYSLSTSNKNLQNYENLAFSIGVVKDEYPEIDLKVETDSLDLQTLYFYGQVSDDYGFSKLELVYYPSDNEKKKQFETIPISNSNIADFVSAFPNNLNIKAGVPYDLYFQVSDNDVINKYKTAKSHVFTYRKRTKEEAAQKNLEEQSKTIKDLNKSLEKFDEQDKKLQELTKTQKEKTNLNFNDKKKLESFFKRQKQQDEMMKNFNKKLKNNLEEFQKEDLKEDPFKEDLKERLKENEEQLKKDEKLLDELKELLEKINKEDVITEKLEELAKQNKNKKRSLEQLLELTKRFYVEKKLNKLKDDLNKLAEEQEKLSNKSEEENTKEKQETLNKEFDEFSKQLEDLKKDSKALKKPIDIPQDKLEEDAIKKEQENASESLEKKEQEQAGEEGKEGETPEEKQNQDLKNAQKSQKKAAQKMKKMSQQMQGAMQAGGGEQMQEDVDMLRQILDNLVLFSFDQEGVMNQFKSIDINHNKFASHLRKQNNLKEHFEHIDDSLFALSLRQPKLSERVNKEITEVYYNIDKALSLLAENQLYQGVSNQQFAVTAANNLANFLSDVLDNMQENMSMSPGKGGQGDMQLPDIIMSQEELNKMMEEGMKKGEKGNPKDQEGKGEKEGEKGEESKKGDKGEKGNKEGQQGEGKDGNQNEGEGEGTNEDMNGLLYEIYQQQQQLRKALEERLAKEGKGKGGNGNALLRKMEDIELDLLNKGFTNQTLQKMMLLKHQLLKLENATFQQGEDNKRESETNKNNFNNNTNNQIPTAKQYFKTTEILNRQALPLQQVYKKKVQEYFKQNND
- the gltX gene encoding glutamate--tRNA ligase, which translates into the protein MTKNVRVRFAPSPTGPLHIGGVRTALFNYLFAKKHQGTFVLRIEDTDQTRYVEGAEKYIVDALNWCGILFDEAPTSTAFSANSKNETFGPYRQSERKHLYKQYANDLIASGNAYYAFDTAETLNFHRKDHEAKGKTFIYNWHNRLKLSNSLSLSAEEVKAKLDAGDDYVIRFKSPQDETLHLTDIIRGDIKIDTNILDDKVLFKSDGMPTYHLANIVDDHLMEITHVIRGEEWLPSLALHYQLYKAFGWEVPEFAHLPLILKPTGKGKLSKRDGDKLGFPVFPLEWTDPKSNDISRGYKEDGYFPEAMVNFLAFLGWNPGTEQEIFNLDELIEAFDLSRVNKSGARFDPDKIKWFNHHYMQEQSHDDLAELFKPIVDEKLDIIVSETKQSTPHNDVDVNYISMVIGLIKERATFISDFWGLSHFFFQAPETYDEKASKKAFKEGTKELMLELVSIINTIEDFSVENLQTKIKGWITDNEIGFGKVMMPLRLALVGALQGPDVFDIMFMIGEGESVKRIEAAIASL